TACATATCCAGAAAGCACCTCTCACCTTCATAGGCTTGAAGTTGCGCGACATCAGCATACCCAGTGAGAAAGGGAAAAGCATACGTAGGGAGCCGCCCAGGAAGTTAACCCCGTCCAGTGTCCAACCCACTCCTATGTTTCCATAAGTGGAGACATTGAAAACGGCAAACGCTGCCAATGCTGCACCCAGCAACACCACAAATACCGTCAGCGCCTTGTTGGACAAGCGACGGATGAACAACGCATACAGGATATTACCGATATACTCGAAAAATAACGACCAGCAAGGACCGTTCAACGGAAACATCTCACCATTGCCACGAACTTCATACCCCACGCCCGGCATGGCAGGAATGAAGAATATCGTGCAAAGAAGAGACAACATAACCATGGAAATGGCGACATGTGTTCCATCCCACTGTACACAACCCTGAATACAGAATGTGATAGCACCCAATACGGCACCCATAACGACCATCGGATGAAGACGTATCAAACGACGTTTAAAGAAATCTTTCATGGTGAGACTCTTGTCCCAACGGTCGTCATAAGCGTAACCGATCACGAAACCCGAAAGGATAAAGAAGAAATCTACGGCAAGATAACCGTGATTGAGAGTCTCGATATTGCCACCACCGGCAAAAGCGTAGCCCTCGAATACATGATACCATATCACCATAAGAGCCGCTACACCGCGAAGTCCGTCAAGAAGATCATAATGTGCTTTGGTATCTGCAAAGGCTGAAGAAGAAATGTTTGACATCTGTTTTTCTATTAATTAGTATTTTTTGTATAAACCCAGCAAGTTTAATGACGCACTTTAGGATACTTATTATTGAAACGGAACCCTAAGCCAAGCATCAAATAATTCGGTGTCTGAAAATTCTGAAGGTTGTAACCGATGTGAAGGAAAGAGCTGCGCGTCACGTCTATCTTCAACGCAAAAACCTGATACAGCCCCCGCAAATCACCACGCCCCAGCACATTCGTTCCCAAACCGACATTGATGGTAAAAAACGGCATTACATACTCCGCCCGTCCCGAAAGTCCGAGAGCAAGCTGATGCTGAATGCCCGGCACAAGAAACCTGCGTCCGGAAGTGCCGCTGCCTCCATCGTAATCGTACTCCACAATCCGGTCTTCGGTGTACACATTGGCACTACCGTCATAAACACCGTCCAGCGAGACGCCGAATCGCAGCTTATAATTGAGGTTGTACATCGGGGCAAAGTTGAATCCTGCCACGGGGTAACTGCCCGGTGAAGCTATCTGCTTCCCGCTTTCTACATACACGCCTTTCCGTCTCCACGAGCCGAACAACACAAGGTCATAACTGATATGAGAGGGAAAACGGAGAATATACGGCTTGACCAAAGACTTGGTCAGGTCGGATTCTTCACGGTTGAAGTTGTACACCAGACCGATTTTCGCTCCAGTGGTGTTCACTCCCGCGTTAGGGAATTTGGTGTTGCCGTTGGAGAAATGCGTAAAATCTCCACCGATGATAAAGTCAAAATAACGGGAAAGCGACCAATTTAAGTAGATACCTGCATTGAGATACGCATTCACCCGTGAACCTACCGCTCCGTTGTAGGAGTTGTAATCGTTATCGTATGGTTTCCATCCGGCAGAAAGGCCGAAATTCCACTCGTAATTGAGCGAAAGACGGGGATTGAAACGGGCGATGCGTGCGCCCTGAAAGACGTAGAACGTCACCGGATCACCGAGTTGCTTACGGTCGCCAAAGGTGGA
The Bacteroides caecimuris DNA segment above includes these coding regions:
- a CDS encoding acyloxyacyl hydrolase; this translates as MRVKIPRREIILFCSALLFPVASLCAQEVGQEVKEVRQDVEQLQQDVRELREEVRRLQEELHGFRRNSFPQCGMDTVAPYVPHRFIHQLGIEARPQYVFPTNPFLQGENERWKPIQSSFAAHLKYSFKFRSNTCADRIYGGAYQGFGLAVSTFGDRKQLGDPVTFYVFQGARIARFNPRLSLNYEWNFGLSAGWKPYDNDYNSYNGAVGSRVNAYLNAGIYLNWSLSRYFDFIIGGDFTHFSNGNTKFPNAGVNTTGAKIGLVYNFNREESDLTKSLVKPYILRFPSHISYDLVLFGSWRRKGVYVESGKQIASPGSYPVAGFNFAPMYNLNYKLRFGVSLDGVYDGSANVYTEDRIVEYDYDGGSGTSGRRFLVPGIQHQLALGLSGRAEYVMPFFTINVGLGTNVLGRGDLRGLYQVFALKIDVTRSSFLHIGYNLQNFQTPNYLMLGLGFRFNNKYPKVRH
- a CDS encoding acyltransferase family protein; the encoded protein is MSNISSSAFADTKAHYDLLDGLRGVAALMVIWYHVFEGYAFAGGGNIETLNHGYLAVDFFFILSGFVIGYAYDDRWDKSLTMKDFFKRRLIRLHPMVVMGAVLGAITFCIQGCVQWDGTHVAISMVMLSLLCTIFFIPAMPGVGYEVRGNGEMFPLNGPCWSLFFEYIGNILYALFIRRLSNKALTVFVVLLGAALAAFAVFNVSTYGNIGVGWTLDGVNFLGGSLRMLFPFSLGMLMSRNFKPMKVRGAFWICTVALIALFAVPYLEGIEPLCMNGVYEAFCVIVAFPIILWIGASGTTTDVQSTKVCKFLGDISYPVYVIHYPLMYLFYAWLIENKLYTLGETWHVAVCVFVLSIVLAYLCLKLYDEPIRKYLAKRFLSKK